The following are from one region of the Myxocyprinus asiaticus isolate MX2 ecotype Aquarium Trade chromosome 2, UBuf_Myxa_2, whole genome shotgun sequence genome:
- the LOC127452271 gene encoding protocadherin-7-like isoform X5, protein MRTTGIVDCLRYCFLILQLLSQPVAKQVLRYSLAEEGPADVRVGNVAADLGITAGMDVTFTLESGSEYFKIDNMTGDLSTNERRIDREKLPQCQMIFDENECFIDFEVSVIGPAQSWVDLFEGKVIILDINDNTPSFPSPVLTLSVEENRPIGTLYLLPTATDRDFGRNGIERYELIQDNGDSSIRRTGISGSGSVDTHAGKRRFDEGASRSSVFELQVADTTDGEKQPQLIIKGALDREQRDSYELTLRVRDGGDPPRSSQAILRVMITDVNDNTPRFEKSVYEADLPENSSPGAPILQLKAGDTDVGVNGQIEYVFGAATESVRRLLRLDESTGWLSVLHRIDREDVSQLRFTVMARDRGQPPKTDKATVIINIKDENDNVPNIDIRKIGRIFLKDGVANVAEDVNVDTPVALVQVSDRDKGPNGIVTCTVVGDVPFQLKPASEVEGEMNKKKYFLHTSAPLDYEAVQEYNVVIVAVDSGSPSLSSNNSLLVKVGDMNDNPPIFSKSTVEVSFPENNAPGERVVTVVALDADSGKNAEIAYSLDSSVNGIFSVDSDTGDIRVNTILDREQTERYEFKVIAKDKGMPVMQGSATVVVQVADKNDNEPKFMQDVFTFYVKENLQPNSPVGMVTVMDADKGQNADMSLYIEKEEDIFSIDNNTGTIYSAMAFDREQKTTYSLHVRAVDGGEPPRSATATVSLIVVDENDNPPTVTFPMNSSYTLLPPSSNVRTVVRTVTATDTDTGVNANLSYSIVGGNPFKLFEIDAGTGVILLVGKLEQKHFGLHRLVVQVNDSGVPSQSTTTLVHIYVNETLSNFTIVEAQIARSLGTPINADIAGDPNYDLGKQRLSIAIGVVSGIMTVILIILVVVMARYCRPKNKNGYEAGKKDHEDFFTPQQHDKSKKPKKDKNKKKSKQPLYSSIVTVEASKPNGQRYDGVNEKLSDSPGMGRYRSVNGGPGSPDLARHYKSSSPLPTVQLHPQSPTAGKKHQAVQDLPPANTFVGTGDNISIGSDHCSEYSSQTINKYNKQETCLESLSMPWIRTHDSRGGSQHQYWLSYPGHK, encoded by the coding sequence ATGAGGACTACAGGCATTGTGGACTGTTTAAGATACTGCTTTCTTATCCTACAGCTGCTGAGTCAGCCGGTAGCCAAGCAAGTGCTTCGATACAGCCTGGCTGAGGAGGGTCCCGCCGATGTCCGTGTAGGTAATGTAGCCGCGGACCTCGGCATAACGGCTGGCATGGATGTGACTTTTACTTTAGAATCCGGCTCCGAGTACTTTAAAATCGACAACATGACCGGAGACCTGAGCACGAACGAACGGCGGATAGACCGCGAAAAGCTGCCGCAGTGCCAaatgatttttgatgagaacgaATGTTTTATAGATTTCGAAGTGTCCGTGATAGGGCCAGCTCAGAGCTGGGTCGATCTCTTCGAGGGCAAAGTGATTATTTTAGACATAAACGACAACACGCCGTCTTTCCCCTCTCCCGTTCTTACTCTCTCAGTGGAGGAGAACAGACCAATTGGCACACTTTATCTGCTGCCCACGGCCACCGACAGAGATTTCGGTAGAAACGGAATTGAGAGATACGAGTTAATTCAGGACAACGGCGATAGCTCCATCAGACGAACTGGCATTTCAGGCTCCGGCAGTGTTGACACTCACGCTGGCAAGCGGAGATTTGACGAGGGGGCGAGTCGTAGCAGCGTCTTTGAACTTCAAGTTGCTGACACCACAGACGGCGAGAAGCAGCCGCAGCTAATTATCAAAGGGGCTCTGGACAGAGAGCAGCGCGACTCCTATGAGCTGACTCTGCGTGTTAGAGATGGGGGCGACCCCCCACGCTCCTCCCAAGCCATTCTTAGGGTAATGATCACAGATGTGAATGATAACACTCCACGCTTCGAGAAAAGCGTGTATGAGGCAGACCTGCCAGAAAACAGCTCCCCTGGCGCCCCCATTCTCCAGCTAAAAGCAGGTGATACTGATGTTGGTGTGAATGGACAAATCGAGTATGTTTTCGGAGCAGCCACCGAATCAGTGCGGCGACTGCTGCGGCTTGATGAAAGCACTGGCTGGCTCAGTGTTTTGCATCGAATTGACCGCGAAGATGTCAGCCAGCTTCGCTTTACAGTCATGGCACGTGACCGTGGCCAACCTCCTAAGACTGATAAGGCCACAGTGATCATCAACATCAAAGACGAAAATGACAACGTTCCAAATATTGACATTCGAAAAATTGGACGCATTTTTCTCAAAGATGGCGTGGCTAATGTGGCAGAGGACGTGAATGTTGATACGCCTGTTGCTCTAGTCCAAGTTTCAGACCGTGATAAGGGACCTAATGGTATTGTGACATGCACAGTAGTGGGTGATGTTCCATTTCAGCTCAAACCAGCAAGTGAGGTAGAGGGTGAAATGAATAAAAAGAAGTACTTTCTCCATACGTCAGCACCACTTGATTATGAAGCAGTGCAGGAGTATAATGTGGTCATTGTGGCTGTTGACTCTGGAAGCCCTAGTCTCTCTAGCAATAATTCATTATTAGTTAAAGTTGGGGACATGAATGATAATCCACCCATTTTTAGCAAAAGCACAGTGGAAGTTTCATTTCCTGAGAACAATGCTCCTGGTGAGCGTGTTGTCACAGTAGTGGCCTTAGATGCAGACAGTGGCAAAAATGCAGAAATCGCTTACTCCCTGGACTCCTCTGTGAACGGAATATTTTCCGTTGATTCAGACACAGGTGACATCCGTGTCAACACCATACTTGACAGGGAGCAGACGGAACGCTACGAGTTCAAAGTTATTGCCAAAGACAAAGGCATGCCTGTTATGCAGGGCTCAGCCACTGTGGTAGTCCAGGTGGCAGATAAAAATGACAACGAGCCAAAGTTCATGCAGGATGTATTCACTTTCTATGTAAAGGAAAACCTGCAACCCAACAGCCCAGTTGGCATGGTCACAGTCATGGATGCCGATAAAGGACAAAATGCAGACATGAGTCTATACATTGAGAAGGAAGAGGACATTTTCTCGATTGACAACAACACAGGGACCATCTACTCAGCCATGGCTTTTGACCGCGAGCAAAAAACCACATATTCATTACATGTAAGAGCTGTTGATGGAGGCGAGCCACCCCGGTCTGCAACGGCCACAGTGTCTCTCATCGTAGTGGATGAAAACGATAATCCTCCCACTGTTACTTTTCCCATGAACAGCTCATACACACTTCTCCCCCCCTCTAGCAATGTAAGAACAGTGGTCAGGACAGTCACAGCTACAGATACTGATACAGGTGTCAATGCTAATCTTAGCTATAGTATAGTTGGCGGCAATCCATTTAAGTTGTTCGAAATTGATGCAGGAACAGGTGTCATCTTGTTAGTAGGCAAACTAGAACAAAAACACTTTGGCCTGCATCGCCTGGTTGTGCAAGTTAATGACAGTGGGGTTCCATCGCAAAGCACCACAACACTGGTGCACATCTATGTCAATGAAACACTCTCCAACTTCACTATTGTGGAAGCGCAAATTGCAAGAAGCCTTGGCACGCCAATTAATGCTGACATTGCAGGTGACCCCAACTATGATTTGGGAAAGCAACGACTGAGCATCGCCATAGGGGTTGTGTCAGGTATCATGACAGTCATTCTTATTATCCTGGTGGTGGTCATGGCACGCTACTGCCGCCCCAAGAACAAGAACGGCTATGAGGCTGGAAAGAAAGACCACGAAGACTTCTTCACACCACAGCAACATGACAAAAGCAAAAAACCCAAGAAGGACAAGAATAAGAAAAAGTCTAAACAACCTCTGTATAGTAGCATTGTCACTGTTGAGGCATCCAAGCCAAATGGGCAGCGCTACGATGGCGTAAACGAGAAACTGTCAGACAGTCCAGGAATGGGCCGCTATCGCTCTGTCAATGGTGGCCCAGGTAGCCCAGATCTTGCTCGCCATTACAAATCCAGCTCACCCTTGCCCACTGTTCAGCTGCACCCACAGTCCCCCACGGCAGGAAAAAAGCACCAAGCTGTTCAGGACCTGCCACCGGCCAACACATTTGTCGGCACTGGAGATAACATATCCATCGGATCAGACCACTGTTCTGAGTACAGTAGCCAAACCATCAACAAGTACAACAAACAG
- the LOC127452271 gene encoding protocadherin-7-like isoform X6 encodes MRTTGIVDCLRYCFLILQLLSQPVAKQVLRYSLAEEGPADVRVGNVAADLGITAGMDVTFTLESGSEYFKIDNMTGDLSTNERRIDREKLPQCQMIFDENECFIDFEVSVIGPAQSWVDLFEGKVIILDINDNTPSFPSPVLTLSVEENRPIGTLYLLPTATDRDFGRNGIERYELIQDNGDSSIRRTGISGSGSVDTHAGKRRFDEGASRSSVFELQVADTTDGEKQPQLIIKGALDREQRDSYELTLRVRDGGDPPRSSQAILRVMITDVNDNTPRFEKSVYEADLPENSSPGAPILQLKAGDTDVGVNGQIEYVFGAATESVRRLLRLDESTGWLSVLHRIDREDVSQLRFTVMARDRGQPPKTDKATVIINIKDENDNVPNIDIRKIGRIFLKDGVANVAEDVNVDTPVALVQVSDRDKGPNGIVTCTVVGDVPFQLKPASEVEGEMNKKKYFLHTSAPLDYEAVQEYNVVIVAVDSGSPSLSSNNSLLVKVGDMNDNPPIFSKSTVEVSFPENNAPGERVVTVVALDADSGKNAEIAYSLDSSVNGIFSVDSDTGDIRVNTILDREQTERYEFKVIAKDKGMPVMQGSATVVVQVADKNDNEPKFMQDVFTFYVKENLQPNSPVGMVTVMDADKGQNADMSLYIEKEEDIFSIDNNTGTIYSAMAFDREQKTTYSLHVRAVDGGEPPRSATATVSLIVVDENDNPPTVTFPMNSSYTLLPPSSNVRTVVRTVTATDTDTGVNANLSYSIVGGNPFKLFEIDAGTGVILLVGKLEQKHFGLHRLVVQVNDSGVPSQSTTTLVHIYVNETLSNFTIVEAQIARSLGTPINADIAGDPNYDLGKQRLSIAIGVVSGIMTVILIILVVVMARYCRPKNKNGYEAGKKDHEDFFTPQQHDKSKKPKKDKNKKKSKQPLYSSIVTVEASKPNGQRYDGVNEKLSDSPGMGRYRSVNGGPGSPDLARHYKSSSPLPTVQLHPQSPTAGKKHQAVQDLPPANTFVGTGDNISIGSDHCSEYSSQTINKYNKQPGQSRCEWRTTRSRPCLGKPNLQT; translated from the coding sequence ATGAGGACTACAGGCATTGTGGACTGTTTAAGATACTGCTTTCTTATCCTACAGCTGCTGAGTCAGCCGGTAGCCAAGCAAGTGCTTCGATACAGCCTGGCTGAGGAGGGTCCCGCCGATGTCCGTGTAGGTAATGTAGCCGCGGACCTCGGCATAACGGCTGGCATGGATGTGACTTTTACTTTAGAATCCGGCTCCGAGTACTTTAAAATCGACAACATGACCGGAGACCTGAGCACGAACGAACGGCGGATAGACCGCGAAAAGCTGCCGCAGTGCCAaatgatttttgatgagaacgaATGTTTTATAGATTTCGAAGTGTCCGTGATAGGGCCAGCTCAGAGCTGGGTCGATCTCTTCGAGGGCAAAGTGATTATTTTAGACATAAACGACAACACGCCGTCTTTCCCCTCTCCCGTTCTTACTCTCTCAGTGGAGGAGAACAGACCAATTGGCACACTTTATCTGCTGCCCACGGCCACCGACAGAGATTTCGGTAGAAACGGAATTGAGAGATACGAGTTAATTCAGGACAACGGCGATAGCTCCATCAGACGAACTGGCATTTCAGGCTCCGGCAGTGTTGACACTCACGCTGGCAAGCGGAGATTTGACGAGGGGGCGAGTCGTAGCAGCGTCTTTGAACTTCAAGTTGCTGACACCACAGACGGCGAGAAGCAGCCGCAGCTAATTATCAAAGGGGCTCTGGACAGAGAGCAGCGCGACTCCTATGAGCTGACTCTGCGTGTTAGAGATGGGGGCGACCCCCCACGCTCCTCCCAAGCCATTCTTAGGGTAATGATCACAGATGTGAATGATAACACTCCACGCTTCGAGAAAAGCGTGTATGAGGCAGACCTGCCAGAAAACAGCTCCCCTGGCGCCCCCATTCTCCAGCTAAAAGCAGGTGATACTGATGTTGGTGTGAATGGACAAATCGAGTATGTTTTCGGAGCAGCCACCGAATCAGTGCGGCGACTGCTGCGGCTTGATGAAAGCACTGGCTGGCTCAGTGTTTTGCATCGAATTGACCGCGAAGATGTCAGCCAGCTTCGCTTTACAGTCATGGCACGTGACCGTGGCCAACCTCCTAAGACTGATAAGGCCACAGTGATCATCAACATCAAAGACGAAAATGACAACGTTCCAAATATTGACATTCGAAAAATTGGACGCATTTTTCTCAAAGATGGCGTGGCTAATGTGGCAGAGGACGTGAATGTTGATACGCCTGTTGCTCTAGTCCAAGTTTCAGACCGTGATAAGGGACCTAATGGTATTGTGACATGCACAGTAGTGGGTGATGTTCCATTTCAGCTCAAACCAGCAAGTGAGGTAGAGGGTGAAATGAATAAAAAGAAGTACTTTCTCCATACGTCAGCACCACTTGATTATGAAGCAGTGCAGGAGTATAATGTGGTCATTGTGGCTGTTGACTCTGGAAGCCCTAGTCTCTCTAGCAATAATTCATTATTAGTTAAAGTTGGGGACATGAATGATAATCCACCCATTTTTAGCAAAAGCACAGTGGAAGTTTCATTTCCTGAGAACAATGCTCCTGGTGAGCGTGTTGTCACAGTAGTGGCCTTAGATGCAGACAGTGGCAAAAATGCAGAAATCGCTTACTCCCTGGACTCCTCTGTGAACGGAATATTTTCCGTTGATTCAGACACAGGTGACATCCGTGTCAACACCATACTTGACAGGGAGCAGACGGAACGCTACGAGTTCAAAGTTATTGCCAAAGACAAAGGCATGCCTGTTATGCAGGGCTCAGCCACTGTGGTAGTCCAGGTGGCAGATAAAAATGACAACGAGCCAAAGTTCATGCAGGATGTATTCACTTTCTATGTAAAGGAAAACCTGCAACCCAACAGCCCAGTTGGCATGGTCACAGTCATGGATGCCGATAAAGGACAAAATGCAGACATGAGTCTATACATTGAGAAGGAAGAGGACATTTTCTCGATTGACAACAACACAGGGACCATCTACTCAGCCATGGCTTTTGACCGCGAGCAAAAAACCACATATTCATTACATGTAAGAGCTGTTGATGGAGGCGAGCCACCCCGGTCTGCAACGGCCACAGTGTCTCTCATCGTAGTGGATGAAAACGATAATCCTCCCACTGTTACTTTTCCCATGAACAGCTCATACACACTTCTCCCCCCCTCTAGCAATGTAAGAACAGTGGTCAGGACAGTCACAGCTACAGATACTGATACAGGTGTCAATGCTAATCTTAGCTATAGTATAGTTGGCGGCAATCCATTTAAGTTGTTCGAAATTGATGCAGGAACAGGTGTCATCTTGTTAGTAGGCAAACTAGAACAAAAACACTTTGGCCTGCATCGCCTGGTTGTGCAAGTTAATGACAGTGGGGTTCCATCGCAAAGCACCACAACACTGGTGCACATCTATGTCAATGAAACACTCTCCAACTTCACTATTGTGGAAGCGCAAATTGCAAGAAGCCTTGGCACGCCAATTAATGCTGACATTGCAGGTGACCCCAACTATGATTTGGGAAAGCAACGACTGAGCATCGCCATAGGGGTTGTGTCAGGTATCATGACAGTCATTCTTATTATCCTGGTGGTGGTCATGGCACGCTACTGCCGCCCCAAGAACAAGAACGGCTATGAGGCTGGAAAGAAAGACCACGAAGACTTCTTCACACCACAGCAACATGACAAAAGCAAAAAACCCAAGAAGGACAAGAATAAGAAAAAGTCTAAACAACCTCTGTATAGTAGCATTGTCACTGTTGAGGCATCCAAGCCAAATGGGCAGCGCTACGATGGCGTAAACGAGAAACTGTCAGACAGTCCAGGAATGGGCCGCTATCGCTCTGTCAATGGTGGCCCAGGTAGCCCAGATCTTGCTCGCCATTACAAATCCAGCTCACCCTTGCCCACTGTTCAGCTGCACCCACAGTCCCCCACGGCAGGAAAAAAGCACCAAGCTGTTCAGGACCTGCCACCGGCCAACACATTTGTCGGCACTGGAGATAACATATCCATCGGATCAGACCACTGTTCTGAGTACAGTAGCCAAACCATCAACAAGTACAACAAACAG